The sequence below is a genomic window from Lolium perenne isolate Kyuss_39 chromosome 4, Kyuss_2.0, whole genome shotgun sequence.
CAATCTCCCAATATGCCCTAGCTTTGTCATCTAATATGCTTGGGTTCATGAACATGATGTTACGGTCGGCATCCTCCCTCTCCTTGGCCAACTTATCCCTCTCAAGTGTTAGTCGTTCCTCTTCTATCTTCTTCTCCTTCATCATCCTTTCTTCTTAAAGTGCAATCCTTCTCTCCTCCACTGCCAACTTGGAACACCACTTCTCCTCCTCCAATATTTTGAGCTCATTCCACCTAGCCTCCTTGTCCTCTTTGCGTTCCGACGGAAATGCTTTCTTTGTCTCAATGATGTGTAGGCGCCGATAcctcccctcttcttcttctcttttgctATCTTGATACCCTCCGGTCTCTTGTTGaggtcttcatcttcatcatcggcCTCCTCCCTTTGGCTAATCCTAGCCCTCTTTGGTGTGGTCTCATAGTTCCTTCGAATCCACTTCTCATTGGTGGCAAGCTCCTCGTAGCAATAGTGCAAAGCAAAGGCTTTGTGGCCACCTCTCTCTTGTTGAGGTGCTTGTAGATATCTTGTTGTAGAGGTCCCCATTCGGTGATTGGCACCCCACTCGGCGGTGCATTGGTCACATACTCAACGGCCCCGGCCCATCGGTTGCAACACTCATCTATTGTGCCCCAACGATGACCAAGTGAGCCTTGGGTCCGGTATGATGGAACGGTGACCACCTTGTTGTAGCACTCCTCAATTCTTCCCCGAAACCTATCATTCGATTGATCGACGCCAACCGATGCATCAAGTGACACATTCATCCAAGCACACATCTTCTTCCTCGCTATAGTTAGTGGACCTCTTGCTCGTGACCTTGTCCTTGTTCCTGGCCTTGCCCTTGGTCGGCGCCTCCACCACGGCCTCCTCTTCTTCGGCATCCTCGGTGGCCTCCTCTTCCTGGGCCAAGTAGTCATCGTCGGCCACCACCTCTTCATCATCCACCACCTCTTCGTCGCCGCTGAAGTTGAGGTCATCGAGGCCTTTGTGGTGAGATTAATCGAGTTGTGACATGAACTAGACAACGGACACCTCGCTGGCACTCGGAGTCGGCCCATGAATATCGTCCTTCACCTCGCGAACATCATCTTGAGGTGCATCGGTGGTTGTCGAGGAGGGTGACGGCGTGGCCTTGGAGGTCCCATTGGGCTTGCCCTTCGTCGCCGGCTTGGAAGCGGCCTTTCTTGTGTTCTTCTCCTTTGCCGCTTGCGAAAGGGAGATCATGACCTCTATCGGCTTCCGCGCCTGCGGCCCACTCAACACTGGTGCAAGGGGCGGCCGGCCCACCTTCCCCGCCTTCGTTGTGGCCTTGAACGACTTGGAGGTGGTCTTGGCGGCCGCTACCTTCGATCACTACACGCCAGTGGTGCCCAACCGTTTCCGCGGCATCAGAGGCGTCACGGAGATCGATTTCGGCGGCGTCGCGTCGGCAGGAAACTCCGGGGGCTGCGGAAGCAAGCTCCGATGACATTCCGTCCGGGAAGGGGAGAATCCCGGCGCCGGCGACAACTAGTGGTGGTTTTGGGTGGGAAGATCGGTGGCGGGGCGGTAGGGGGAATTTTTTGGAGTCGAGTTGGCGGCCAAGCATATTTGAGAGAGTGGGAAAAGATTAGGGCATgtgcaatggttgataagacTGTCTTATCTTAATACTACCAAGTAATCTAGATATagcaataaaacatgatgtacaatggATTGTCTTTATTCTTATCTTTATTAATGTGACATCATAAATTTGTGGTGAGAGAGATTGTGCTaagatctcttagctaagagaaggcaaagtCTTTTTTTATCTTTCTATTTTCTCCACCTCAGCCTTTATCCCACGTGACACTGCTATGATATCACCATTGTTCGATTTTGTGGCTTTGTTTAAAGCCACTTTCGGCCGTTAGAAGAGGAAATTTGCTTATCCGGCCGCGGGAAGGGAatgtgttagagatgctcttatgagTTATGAGTGATGAAACGGCGAATAGGGTACCAGAGTAGTTTAGCTAGCAAGTATCCTCGTTCCATTTGATCAGATCCTCTTCTCGCGACAAACCACATGGATCACACATTCATACTGGAAAGCTAGCTAGCTAGCGAGCTGAACCACAAAAGATTACATCCATCCCTTGGCTATCATAGGTACCTCTGATTGTGATTTCTCCACGAAGAAAACATTAGATTATGATTTACCCTTGCTGATGATATAAGACAGAAAAAGGACACGGGAGGAAAGGAAGAAGAACTTACCAGTATTTTAGGAAAGAAATCACCATAAAATGGTAGAAAAATCTTATCGTACCACATACCGCCCTTTTTCTGGTGATTTGATTAGGTTTCCTAACTAGGAACTTTTTGTTTCCTTGTGATCAGAAGAACATATTAGGGCATGCATGCGATTGGGCTGCATCGCCAAGGCATATGCATATGCCGTCCGTCGCCGCCGCGGCACCCAACGTACACGACGCATCCGCTCGTCCATGGACGCCGACCAGAGGCCGCCGCGGCGCGGCGCCTACATCTGCggcgcgttcatccacctcctcgtcTCCGCCGCCCTGGTGGCCGTCGCCTACCGTTTCTCCGGCGCCCAGGGCGCCGCGTGGTCCCTCGGCGCGGTATTCCTTAGCTGCCTCGCCGTCCCCGTCGTCATGCGGCGGCGCCCGGGCATCGCCGCACCCGACGCCGGTGGAGCGGCGGCCAGCGACGGCAGGAGGGAGCTCCCGCCTAAGTTCACGTTCAAGAGGGACGTCCGGGCCGCGGAGGCGCAATGCAGCATCTGCCTCGGCCCGGTCCGCGAGGGGGAGAAGGTGCGGCGGCTGCCGGCGTGCGGGCACCTCTTCCACGCCCGCTGCGTCGACAAGTGGTTGCGCGCGCACCCTACATGCCCGCTCTGCCGCGCCGCCGTCCACGCTGCTGCCCGGCGGCCGGAGGTCTGAGCTAGTCTGCGTGTGGCGACCGATGGTATAGGATGATCTCAACTCGATCGATCATGTCGTAGAGAGAATGGCTTGTTTTTCCGGTTTTGACGTTGGAGATGTAAAGGTGATACCGATCGACGGTTGATTTTACTTCTTACCACGAGATAGTACACTAATCGAGTAGAAGTTTTTGTTTGCATGCATGCATACTTACCACCACTATCGATCGGGGGCGGTCAAATCACAATCAGATCAATGAACTAAAACAAGCAGCTCTATGATACGCATCTCCACTGAAATCCTGTCAGATATTAAGACCTACTAACCGGCCACGTTCACTCGCGTAATACTGACCAGGCTCCGGGTGCTGGTGCGGTGACCGTTAAACCGTGAGCTGGGCAACTGGCTTCTTCTCTTGAAGTCGCCCCGAGGAGAAATGAACACATGTCCCGTGCATCAGTGCATGGGATTGGGACATCAGGTGCATGTATCGACCCTGGCACCCTACATTTTCTCTCTTTCTCTTTGAGATTAAGAGAAGGAATCTTTTGCATGCATAGTCGACatcctacacacacacacacactctctctctcaccTATTGTCCACTCTTTTTTATTTTTAAAGCTAAATTAAAAAGGGTTATATATGTTGGAATATTTATCAAAATAACAATCCGATTGAAACCGTGTTTTTATTTCGACGATATCTTTTAAGCAAGCCAAAAAATGGTTCGCTTCGACAAAATTTAAATTTTGAATTCTGAAACACATTTATACATAATGATGCACAATGAAACTTGATAAAACAAGATACAAAAAAATGTTTTAAAACTAAAATCTAAGGCACGTGGAAAATATTTTCTAAATTTGATTAACCAAGTTTGAAACTGAATGAAACAAATTGTTTCGAAGAAAAGGTTCACCTTGTTTCATTATGTTTGATTGTGCTTCATAGTTGATTTTTAAAAGTTATCAAAATATATTCAATATTAGACTTATTTTGTAGCTCTCTTTAATAGGAGTCCAAATGTTCAAATGGTTTTCAAATTGAACCTATAGTTTAGAAGATATGGACTTAAGTTTTGCATCTAGTATATGAATGGAGAGAGAAACAACTAACACAAActcaaaaaagtagaaaaatagaAGAGAGAAAGAGAGGGTGGGTCCACGAAACAAACACCACGTTCCACCCCGAGCCCTACCCAAATCCACCGACTGATCTGGTCCTCTCGCTAATGGCCGCCTCACCCCCAGCCTCACCCACCGCCAAGCGACAAACCGCGCTGGTTCTCCCGCTGACGCCTGACGGTCGCTCTCCGTTCCCCGGCCCGCGCGGCAGACGCGCGTCCTCAATCCTGAATGTGACACCAAAGCCTTCCATATCATATACCTGGCTGAGCATTTTACCAGTAGCACGATTCTTCTGACTTTTCTTTCTAAAGAATGTTCCAATCGGCCATCATACTACACATAGAAAAGGTAACATCAGCAGGGTTATTAGGCATTTTGCTTTGAAAACAAGAAGAGTTTCTTGTTTTCCATAGATTCCGACATAGAGATGCAGATCCTAACATGACCACTACTCTACCTCTACCCGAAAACTTTTGTAACCAATTCTGACAAAGATCATAGAAGTTCTCATGTTTAGTCTTTATCCCTAGAGCACAGGTTTCTACACTCCAATTATATCCAGCTAAGGGGCATTCGAAAAACATGTGATTAATATTTTCATTAGCACCATAGAACTCACATAAGATACTCCCTTTCCAACCTGTCGTAGCCAAGTTATTCTTGGTTAAGATCATGTCTTTCATAATCAACCAAATAAAAGCTTTGATTTTAAGAGGTATATTCATCCCCCAAATCATTTTGTAGGGGAATAAAACTCTCCTAGCTATCTGATAAGTGTATAGCGATTTAGCTGAAAAAACCCGAGACTTAGTTAGAATCCCGCTAACTCTGTCGGGCTCATGGGTGAGATTAGTTTTTTGTACATAAATCAAGAAGCTTGTTCCACATCTCCAAGGATTCACCATAAATGTATCTTCTAAGCCtattgcaaactaatactagtactagtaaagattgcaaactaGTAGGACTCGCACTAATTCACAACCCCAAAACTATCTCAGCAAAGTtccaaaataaataaatactaaAAAAAAACGAAAGCATACAAGTGGCGGCAAACCGTGGACTGGCAACGCCGAGGACGCCCACCAGCCCGATCCGACGTGGCGCCGTCCCATTGGGCCACAGCacgtcaccgccaccgacacgtcGGCCCCGCCCACGGGATCCCTCATCCACTTCCCCGAACAAgacagagacagagagagagaaaaaaaaagagagatcGAGACCACGCCGCCCTCCTTCCCCATCGCTCTTCTTCGATTCCGCCGGCGATTCCAGTCAACACCCAGGGCACACGCGCGGAGAGGCGGGCGGACGGCGGGCCGGAGCTAGGGTTTCGTGTTGGGGGGCGGGCGGAGCGAGGAtggcgcaggcggtggaggagtgGTACCGGCAGATGCCCATCATCACGCGCTCCTACCTCACCGCCGCCGTCGTCACCACCGTCGGATGCACCCTCGAGGTACCCCCTCTCCCGCCCCGCCCCTCCCCCGTCCCCTACTGATCCGGCGCTCGCTCGAGCCGACCCGTCTGTCTCTGGTTCGCTCGTTCGCGTGCGTGCGTGGCTGGTTGATGACCTAGCTGTTGCCCCGCTGCAGATCATATCGCCGTACCACCTCTACCTCAACCCCAAGCTGGTCGTGCAGCACTACGAGATCTGGCGCCTCGTCACCAACTTCCTCTACTTCCGCAAGATGGGTAGGTCTGAATCATGCTTGCCTTCCTACCCAGGCCCGCTTCTGTAACTGTAAGGCGTTTGCGAACTGTATACTACTCGAATTCGATAGGTTGTCAGGTCGTAGACTCAGGTTTCTGAGGCTGTATATATTCCTTGTTGCGTAAATGTCAATCCATTTGCCACACAAGCATATATGCCAACACCAGGGAATTCCATTTCATCTACTCTGAAAGTACGGTTTGTCGAGTCATGTGAAACTTTCGTGTAGAGAGATGTTAGAATCCAGGTGTTGGGTATGTGACGCCAGTCAGCGCTTCCTTGTGTTTGTAGAGATATGCATATGGCAATTGGTTGTACTGAAAACAGACGCAGCCTAGTATTGTGTTAGCTGGCATATCAAACTCGACACGAAAACAGTACCCATATTTGTTACGTTGCATGCTTCAAACGGTGACTGAGAATGTGTAAAGGATGCACTTGTCCACTTGCAGTCTACAATATGCTGCCATGGATGAATGTGAAGAGAATCTAGCATCGCTTCTGCCATTCAGTAGCCGACATGTGAAGTCGTATCTCTGGATACGTTACTAGTTTGTTGCGTGTGTATGTTTCCTGTGCACATCTCTAGATTTTTGGACATTTAATTACTGGTATTCTGTCATTATGCAGCACTACTTTATGTATAGCTGAAGCCCTTCAAGCTTGTTGTTGAACCTCGTTACTCTTGTTTCCAGATTTGGACTTTCTGTTCCACATGTTTTTTCTTGCGCGCTACTGCAAACTTCTTGAGGAGAACTCATTCAGAGGAAGAACTGCTGACTTTTTCTACATGCTCTTGTTTGGCGCTACTGTCCTTACTGGCATCGTTCTGATTGGTGGGATGATACCTTACATTTCTGAGACATTTGCCAGAATTCTGTTTCTCAGCAATTCACTGACGTTTATGATGGTATGTGCCTAATTTATGGGCTTAAAGCATTTACCATTTAATAGAAAATTGCATATGCTAGTAGCCTAGCATACGTTTTATGGAAGTCTTGGCTTTAAGAGCTATCCTTTCTGGGTTGCGGAGTCAGAACGCTAGTAACCTCTTATATGTCATGGCAGGTTTATGTCTGGAGCAAACACAATCCCTTCATCCACATGAGCTTCTTGGGCTTGTTCACCTTCACTGCTGCTTACTTACCTTGGGTAAGTGTTGCATCTGTCCATTTGATACTCATGTGAAATTACTTCTTTGGCAAACTTACGCATATACAACTGATAATTTCATGCCCAGTATTGATTTGCAATATCTAAGAACTGTATATAGGGGGAATATATTACTTATTGCAATCACTTTATAACTATATCTTGCGTGTCACATGTACCATTTACAAGACAAAACATTCACTAAGCTTCTCTGGGAATCTACCATTTTCCTTTATTAGTTTATTTAATGATGAATACTTTATCGGTTTCATGGCATATATATAAGTAactataggttttggctcaaagaAGACCCAGTACACTGAAAGTACACATGGATTTCATGGGAAATGGCTGGATCTTTCCTTTACAGGAATCCCTTTGTTATCGATGGGGCATTGTGCAACATAAAGTGTATACTGTAACAACTTAATTCATTTAGTCATCATGGAACAAATCTTGGATATAATAAACACAGGGAGGTTTATGTGAGATAGTACTCCCTCCATGCAGAAATATAAGACGTTTTAGCCATTTCATAAGCTCACTCGCTTTTGTTTATATCTAGTCTACTTTTAATGTGTAGATTCACTCCTTttagtttgtatctagtctactttaaaactatctaaaacatcttatattagtgCACGGAGGAAGTATATGATAAATCTGCCTAAAATTGTAAATTACTGAACCTTTAGAACACATAGTTAGTTATGTTCTGGAATAAAAGGAAAAATAGAACTACTGAATGATGTATAATTTACTTCCAACTAGAGATAATAGACAAATCGTTCGAGTTGGTAAGGTTCTAACTCCAACCAGTGTATTAATGAACACTTGTAGCTTTCAGTTACGTTAGGATAATACATAGCTGCCTGATGCATCATACAGGATGGCATATCATTGCCAGAAAATGTAACAAACTTAAGAAACCACCACATTTTTCTCCGACTGTGTTCTCCTGTGATCCTTGCTTGGTCATCTCATATCATGGCAGGCCAAAGTAGTGAATTGTTGTTATTTTTCTATTAATAGTATATCAGGACCAAATCAGCGACTTGAATGAATTGTATTTTTCAACTTGCAGGTCCTTTTGGGGTTCTCTATTCTGGTGGGGAGTAGCACATGGGTGGAtcttttggtaggttttttcTTAACTGATGAATTTCAAAGTAACAATTGCAGTGGCTATTGTTCTTGAGACTCTTTCCCTAGACAAAGGATTTTATTGATTACATTGCACCATCTCACTTTGCGCTGGCATTGACTACTTACAAAATGGATAAGTAGCCATGACAACAGTGTGCTGAATTGTTGATGGTTGCCTGATCCAGGCTCAACTCGACATTTTCTAGTCAGCTACCCTCTGTTGCCCTTAGATGTTTCGGGGCTTGTTGTGTATAAACTGTACATCTGTCTATACTTACTGATAACCTGTCATCTGTAATATGTTGGCTGAAGTTTGGTTGCCAGTAGAAATAGCTGACTTCTTTTGTTCCATGGCTGTTCAAAACCTGATGATGGTTTTAACCAGCTACTGGATGGTACTGGTCACTTTTGAAAGTTTTAATATGGTCTAAATTTGTAGAATCTGAAAGCATTACTTTTCTGCTTAGCAGGATGAGACCAGTAGACCATTTGCTGTTCATCTGTATGCTGCTAGGACTACAAGCCAACAACTCAACAAACCTGTGATTCTGTGAATGATCAATTACATATTGTGTTTCGGACTTTGTGTGACTTGAATCTGGTAGATGTAGTAGCAGCTTATATTGATGCTAAGAAAGTGGAACAGCTGTTTTTGTGTTGGCTGGCTTAGTGTCTTCTCTGACTAGTTTGCCTTTCCCATTCATATGTTACTGTCATCTTCACTACATATTGCTCAGTTTTCAAAActctaaaaatattttattagatATGCATGCTTTTATCGACACAAGTGCCTATTCCAATTGCCATTTTCATTCTTTTTTTTCATACTAGTCTGCAGATATTCTTTTCTTGGTAAATGACCATATCTCTTTATTGGCAAATCATGTTTGTTTCAGGGTATGATTGCTGGCCATGTGTATTACTTCCTGGAAGATGTGTACCCTCGGATGACTGGCAGGCGTCCTCTGAGGACCCCTTCATTCATCAAGGCGATGTTTGCTGACGACAATGTGGTCGTAGCGCAGCCACTCAATGCCGGGGTCGGAGCAGGCGCAAGGTTCGGTGCTATGGACCCACAGTTCCAATGATCAACTGTTTGTCCATGACTTTCGACAGATCTGGGGAAATAGTTGCTTTATCCATTCAGACTGCGAGGTCGTGTAAGGCAATGTTTGTGTGTGTTTATACAGGCTAGGCAGAGTTATTGTGCATAACAAAAGATTAGTGGTATCTCAGGCAGCAAAGTTTCTTACCGTGACAAAGCGCAAGCGAAACAATTTGTAATTGGTTGGACAGACTGGCCTTGGTTCCTGAAACAACTTCTTTTGCTGTGTGGTGGTGGTTAACATCTGACCGCGATGTTTACTTTAATGGCGTATAACTGTTGTTGAGGAAGGTCTTTTGCACTGATTCTATAGCGAACCTAGATCCTGCTTTGTGATGTTGTCGTTGCTGTCTGTGGATTTGGAGGTACTGTGGTGGAAGATGGCTCTTGAAAGTGTGCATTGTGATGTTCAATTCTCAATATCTTGCTTTGCGATGCTGTCATTTGGACAAATTCATTGACACGGAACATCGAGCAATGTGCTCTGCTCAAACTGAACGTGACTTTGAATTTCTGCTGCTGCATCGGTGTTGAAATTTCAATCTAAAATTGCTGATGAATTACGGAAGCACAAGAAGTTGGAGACGTAGAAACACTACACCCAGCAAATCCtgaaaattttaaaacaaaactaaGCTAAGCGAGAGGGCAAATAACTTCAAGGAATGGCATGTACAGTACTAGAATTCAAACATTTCTAGAAGGAAAAAAAATTACAAACTGGAATTTCTCATTCAGATTTCTCAAGTTTAAACTTCAACAAACCAGTGATTAgggcttcgtcgtcgtcaagcctCAAACAAAACGATGGTGTGCCCCCACCGGCGGCTGGCAACGCTGACGAAGCAGCTCACCGGCCATGTCAACGCCGGCCGTCACCGCGACGCGCTC
It includes:
- the LOC127349440 gene encoding derlin-2.2; translated protein: MAQAVEEWYRQMPIITRSYLTAAVVTTVGCTLEIISPYHLYLNPKLVVQHYEIWRLVTNFLYFRKMDLDFLFHMFFLARYCKLLEENSFRGRTADFFYMLLFGATVLTGIVLIGGMIPYISETFARILFLSNSLTFMMVYVWSKHNPFIHMSFLGLFTFTAAYLPWVLLGFSILVGSSTWVDLLGMIAGHVYYFLEDVYPRMTGRRPLRTPSFIKAMFADDNVVVAQPLNAGVGAGARFGAMDPQFQ